A genomic region of Serratia fonticola contains the following coding sequences:
- the pcnB gene encoding polynucleotide adenylyltransferase PcnB, translated as MTRDDAPASDKNEVREENAHTEQSATMSPRPADNGKERSARRPAARKRPPLPAAEGTRSMTVIPREQHSISRKDISENALKVLYRLNKSGYEAYLVGGGVRDLLLGKKPKDFDITTNATPEQVRKLFRNCRLVGRRFRLAHVMFGPEIIEVATFRGHHEQNQESDKNSSQQAQNGMLLRDNIFGSIEEDAQRRDFTINSLYYGVADFTLRDYVGGLRDLQQGVIRLIGDPETRYREDPVRMLRAVRFAAKLDMTLSEETAEPIPRLASLLHEIPPARLFEESLKLLQAGYGYQTYLKLCEYQLFQPLFPLIARHFTPNHDTPMERILVQVLKNTDYRLQNDMRVNPAFLFAVMLWYPLLEHAQKLAQESGLAYYDAFALAMNDVLDEECRSLAIPKRITTLVRDIWQLQLRLSRRQGKRAHKLMEHPKFRAAYDLLALRAEVENNPEMVRLAEWWDEFQEATPARQKTMLSTLGEDPAPRRARQRRPRRKTPRKEGA; from the coding sequence TTGACCCGCGATGATGCGCCGGCCAGCGATAAAAACGAAGTCCGCGAAGAAAACGCGCACACCGAACAGTCGGCAACAATGTCACCGCGCCCTGCCGATAACGGCAAAGAGCGCTCTGCGCGCCGCCCGGCGGCGCGTAAACGCCCACCATTGCCAGCCGCAGAGGGAACGCGCTCAATGACTGTGATCCCACGCGAACAGCATTCGATCTCACGTAAAGACATCAGCGAAAACGCCTTAAAAGTGCTTTATCGCCTGAATAAGTCCGGCTATGAAGCCTATCTGGTCGGCGGTGGCGTACGCGATCTGCTGCTGGGTAAAAAACCGAAAGATTTCGATATTACGACCAATGCCACACCTGAACAGGTACGTAAATTGTTCCGTAACTGCCGCCTGGTTGGCCGCCGTTTCAGGCTGGCGCATGTGATGTTCGGGCCGGAAATCATCGAAGTTGCCACCTTCCGTGGCCATCACGAGCAGAATCAGGAATCTGACAAGAACTCATCACAGCAGGCGCAAAACGGTATGCTGCTGCGCGATAACATCTTCGGTTCGATCGAAGAAGATGCCCAACGCCGCGATTTCACCATCAACAGCCTGTATTACGGGGTCGCAGACTTTACTCTGCGAGACTACGTCGGTGGCCTGCGCGATCTGCAGCAGGGCGTAATCCGCCTGATTGGCGATCCGGAAACCCGTTACCGCGAAGATCCGGTGCGGATGCTGCGTGCGGTGCGCTTTGCCGCCAAGCTTGATATGACCTTAAGCGAAGAGACGGCAGAACCTATTCCACGTCTGGCCTCGCTGCTGCACGAAATTCCACCGGCTCGTCTGTTCGAGGAGTCATTGAAATTGCTGCAGGCAGGTTACGGTTATCAGACGTACCTGAAGCTGTGTGAATATCAACTGTTCCAGCCGCTGTTCCCATTAATTGCGCGCCACTTTACGCCAAATCATGACACGCCGATGGAACGCATTCTGGTGCAGGTACTGAAAAATACCGATTACCGCCTGCAAAATGATATGCGTGTCAATCCGGCGTTCCTGTTTGCCGTCATGCTGTGGTACCCACTGCTGGAACATGCGCAGAAACTGGCACAGGAAAGCGGGTTGGCCTATTACGATGCCTTTGCGCTGGCAATGAATGATGTGCTGGATGAAGAGTGCCGTTCACTGGCGATCCCCAAGCGAATCACTACACTTGTACGTGACATCTGGCAGTTGCAGCTACGCCTCTCCCGCCGTCAGGGCAAGCGTGCGCACAAGCTGATGGAACATCCTAAATTCCGTGCAGCGTATGATTTGCTGGCACTGCGTGCTGAAGTGGAAAACAATCCGGAAATGGTTCGCCTCGCTGAATGGTGGGATGAGTTCCAGGAGGCAACCCCTGCGCGCCAGAAAACCATGCTGAGCACGTTGGGCGAGGATCCGGCACCACGCCGGGCACGTCAGCGCCGCCCACGCCGCAAGACACCGCGTAAAGAAGGGGCATAA
- the folK gene encoding 2-amino-4-hydroxy-6-hydroxymethyldihydropteridine diphosphokinase, giving the protein MIRVYIALGSNLAQPLQQVNTALEALDHIPRTHLIVCSPLYRTKPLGPQNQPDFLNAVVALDTQLPPEQLLDHTQAIERNQGRVRKDERWGPRTLDLDIMLYGDRVINTERLTVPHYGLKEREFMLYPLADIAPDLVFPDGEPLADCLKRVPKNGMVLWHQPKS; this is encoded by the coding sequence ATGATCCGCGTTTATATCGCGCTGGGGAGCAATCTGGCGCAGCCACTGCAACAGGTGAATACCGCGCTGGAGGCGTTGGATCATATCCCTCGCACTCATCTGATCGTTTGCTCGCCGTTATACCGCACAAAACCGCTGGGGCCGCAAAACCAGCCGGATTTCCTCAATGCGGTGGTGGCGTTGGATACCCAATTGCCACCAGAGCAATTGCTCGATCACACTCAGGCGATAGAACGCAATCAGGGCCGTGTGCGCAAAGACGAGCGCTGGGGCCCACGTACACTGGATCTGGATATCATGCTCTACGGTGACCGGGTGATTAATACCGAGCGTCTGACCGTGCCACATTACGGCCTGAAAGAGCGTGAATTCATGCTTTATCCACTCGCCGACATCGCACCGGACCTGGTGTTCCCAGACGGTGAACCCCTGGCTGACTGCCTGAAACGCGTGCCTAAAAATGGCATGGTGCTATGGCACCAGCCCAAATCCTGA